One genomic segment of Labeo rohita strain BAU-BD-2019 chromosome 14, IGBB_LRoh.1.0, whole genome shotgun sequence includes these proteins:
- the kdm3b gene encoding lysine-specific demethylase 3B isoform X7, with amino-acid sequence MGDSLGLIGKRLLLLLNDGGSAAAAAGGEMEQAAWLRGTVRAVSVIGLASPGVEVFVEFDDSPWRQRSWVQVYGDEVRAVLMESAIVWANCSDPSLSATQWPALMFKPLVDRVGLGPLVPVEFFGARSLTFLPNGSSLHTFETEKDFRHSLLQEQPALQAAISSWHSDSELQEILRKGSYTIQGRRVQVYQPEFGEPWALGLVSQHDPVSHIMEITMDQGEETQVVDPRVIHVMLAVEQLEESPDRRKKEGDGGKGEGSRRRRTASEGDEDVTLKRFKGAGEGVSDSQNGNGSNKDAEAMVTCVEMPGEGVVEGRDGGGGVGGRVSSTCSPVALPSPDSSNNSNSSQQEHSHIRSTGFVKENGSFVPNQERISSSVSAVLPASTPTPPPLKPAPSPFSNTFPSLGQMPSLVPGAPAPKSSPTLPAAEREEGGVLSGYPKTAALVSPGPVTISSPSQDNVSSVTLSAPVEANQKPSMWGSTPEASQTPKTPTVAAAGFGKQSTEAVFGDVPTQANGSSQEDKPFGFPFGAAKESQRQDSDPSQNLFFQIMSQNQSITQGQSKAFTSLSECLNKEPPSLFKPAAPSEGFKKAVVASASAGLFGSAPASGLAPVKEQPKVPDIKPAGNGILLNKPFGAAVEAHGKLPTAFPSAIGQAASSAEALKPALGLGASGGIRNVNSSSPVSGFGLLAGNKVSETHQNLFLQATKETNPFFAYGGAVSHSSFSALSTPKSSSALSASAVSPSGSSSLLSQDPPGGDAKPNLFTMAEPPKGILAPQFPSPALATTPSFTSVAQDGQQTSKPNKEGSDVTPGTQGQGASVPLDQNKFNLEERSQSTKRDSESSSNSDLSDLSEAEDNSGQNQKPGVPAAVEENKKTQAAAKSRPRSKPFKAGQSVLKDQSKVRRLKQSGESFLQDGSCINVAPHLHKCRECRLERYRKSREDSDDDDPNVACRFFHFRRLAFTKKGVLRVEGFLSPQQSDSMAMGLWLPSLAAKEGLDLDTSKYILANVGDQFCQLVMSEKEAMMMVEPHQKVAWKRAVRGVREMCDVCETTLFNIHWVCRKCGFGVCLDCYRLRKNRPPEVDDSPEEEVFSWLKCAKGQPHEPQNLMPTQIIPGTALYSIGDMVHAARGKWGIKANCPCTSRHNKPLVRPSAPNGLSQSGAANSVGNGATSTSATARPNGEPAAGAVIKTEPVEETGSADTTSGASGTNSSTSSPAPAPSPVKDGKGTSSALHWLADLATQKEPKESLRSMMGRDSRAPFGLDAFGTLSKPSGSSPKLFNSLLLGAGPSQPKAEGTSLRDLLNSGPGKLPQGPAEGGVPFPSVFSTAGADKMKGGLPNFLDHIIASVVETKKAEGRRASGSAEGGESGTVPRREGLMGLSVLDPHTSHSWLCDGRLLCLQDPSNSNNWKIFRECWKQGQPVLVSGIHRKLKENLWKPESFSEEFGDQDVDLVNCRNCAIISDVKVRDFWDGFQVISKRLQGGDGQPMVLKLKDWPPGEDFRDMMPTRFDDLMDNLPLPEYTKRDGRLNLASRLPNFFVRPDLGPKMYNAYGLISTEDRKVGTTNLHLDVSDAVNVMVYVGVPEGDGDHENKADLAGFKEVMQTIEEGDVDDMTKRRVYEAKEKPGALWHIYAAKDAEKIRELLRKVGEEQGQENPPDHDPIHDQSWYLDQTLRRRLYEEYGVQGWSIVQFLGDAVFIPAGAPHQVHNLYSCIKVAEDFVSPEHVKHCFRLTQEFRHLSTTHTNHEDKLQVKNIIYHAVKDAVGTLKAHEPKLGRS; translated from the exons ATGGGGGACTCGCTCGGTCTGATCGGGAAgcggctgctgctgctgctcaaTGACGGGGGCTCCGCGGCGGCAGCGGCGGGCGGTGAGATGGAGCAGGCGGCCTGGCTCCGCGGAACCGTTCGGGCGGTCAGTGTGATCGGGCTGGCGAGCCCGGGGGTGGAG GTGTTTGTAGAATTTGACGACAGCCCGTGGCGGCAGCGCTCATGGGTGCAGGTGTACGGGGATGAGGTGCGTGCCGTTCTCATGGAGAGTGCCATCGTATGGGCCAACTGCAGCGATCCATCGCTCTCTGCTACTCAGTGGCCTGCCTTG ATGTTCAAGCCGCTGGTTGACCGTGTGGGTTTGGGACCCCTGGTTCCTGTGGAGTTCTTCGGTGCGAGATCTTTGACGTTTCTCCCTAATGGGAGTTCACTGCACACTTTTGAG ACTGAAAAAGATTTTAGACACTCTTTGCTACAAGAGCAGCCAGCACTTCAAGCTGCCATCAGCAGCTGGCACAGTGACTCTGAGTTGCAGGAGATCCTGCGGAAAG GATCTTACACTATTCAGGGTCGGAGAGTGCAGGTGTACCAACCGGAGTTTGGTGAGCCCTGGGCCCTGGGACTCGTATCTCAGCATGATCCAGTTTCACACATTATGGAGATTACCATGGACCAG GGTGAAGAGACACAAGTTGTCGACCCTCGGGTTATTCATGTAATGCTTGCTGTGGAACAATTAGAGGAG AGCCCAGATCGACGCAAGAAGGAGGGTGATGGTGGGAAAGGCGAGGGCAGTCGGCGGCGCCGGACGGCATCTGAGGGAGATGAAGACGTTACTCTGAAACGTTTCAAAGGAGCTGGGGAGGGCGTTTCTGACAGCCAGAATGGGAATGGCTCCAACAAGGACGCTGAGGCTATGGTAACATGCGTAGAGATGCCGGGAGAGGGAGTAGTGGAGGGAAGAGACGGAGGGGGTGGCGTAGGTGGGAGGGTGTCGAGCACCTGTAGTCCAGTAGCTTTGCCAAGTCCAGACTCCTCTAACAACAGCAATTCCTCTCAGCAGGAGCACTCCCACATAAGGAGCACAGGTTTTGTCAAGGAGAACGGCAGTTTTGTCCCAAACCAAGAAAGGATATCATCTTCAGTATCAGCGGTGCTTCCTGCGTCCACTCCAACACCACCTCCATTGAAGCCTGCCCCGTCGCCCTTTTCTAACACTTTTCCTTCTTTGGGTCAAATGCCCAGCTTGGTGCCCGGGGCCCCTGCCCCTAAATCGTCTCCCACACTCCCAGCGGCCGAGAGGGAAGAGGGAGGTGTGCTTTCAGGGTATCCTAAAACAGCTGCCCTGGTGTCTCCAGGTCCTGTGACCATTTCATCACCTTCCCAAGATAATGTTTCAAGTGTGACCCTCTCTGCACCTGTAGAAGCAAACCAAAAGCCCAGTATGTGGGGATCAACTCCAGAAGCAAGCCAG ACCCCCAAGACCCCCACTGTAGCTGCTGCAGGATTTGGTAAACAGTCAACTGAGGCAGTGTTTGGGGATGTTCCCACACAGGCCAATGGTTCTTCCCAGGAGGACAAGCCTTTTGGCTTTCCTTTTGGAGCTGCGAAGGAGTCGCAGAGGCAGGACTCTGATCCCTCACAGAACCTGTTCTTCCAAATCATGTCTCAGAACCAGAGTATCACGCAAGGCCAGTCAAAGGCCTTCACGTCCTTGTCCGAGTGCCTGAACAAGGAGCCGCCCAGCCTGTTCAAGCCTGCCGCTCCCTCCGAGGGCTTCAAAAAGGCAGTTGTGGCTTCTGCATCCGCTGGACTGTTTGGTTCAGCACCTGCTAGTGGCCTGGCACCAGTGAAAGAGCAGCCAAAAGTGCCTGATATCAAGCCTGCAGGCAATGGGATCCTTTTGAACAAGCCTTTCGGAGCAGCAGTGGAGGCGCACGGCAAACTCCCAACCGCTTTTCCCTCAGCCATAGGTCAAGCTGCGAGCTCTGCAGAGGCTCTGAAACCTGCTTTGGGATTAGGTGCCAGCGGTGGGATTAGAAATGTTAACAGCTCGAGCCCAGTCAGCGGTTTTGGGCTGCTTGCTGGCAACAAGGTTTCAGAAACTCACCAGAACCTTTTCCTCCAGGCCACGAAGGAGACAAATCCATTTTTTGCTTACGGCGGAGCTGTTTCGCACAGCTCTTTTAGTGCGTTGTCAACTCCAAAGTCGTCATCTGCGCTGTCCGCGTCTGCTGTTTCACCTTCAGGCAGCTCCAGTCTGCTTAGTCAAGATCCTCCTGGTGGTGATGCCAAACCAAATCTGTTCACCATGGCAGAACCTCCTAAGGGAATCTTGGCCCCCCAGTTCCCTTCTCCTGCTCTCGCGACCACTCCATCATTCACTTCGGTTGCCCAGGATGGACAACAGACGTCCAAACCAAACAAAGAAGGTTCAGATGTCACCCCGGGAACCCAAGGCCAAGGTGCCTCTGTGCCCTTAGACCAAAACAAGTTTAACTTGGAGGAACGCAGTCAGTCCACCAAAAGAGATTCAGAGTCTAGTAGCAACAGTGACCTGTCTGATTTGAGTGAGGCTGAGGACAACTCAGGCCAGAACCAGAAACCTGGGGTTCCCGCAGCCGTTGAGGAGAACAAGAAGACCCAGGCTGCGGCTAAGAGCCGGCCGCGGAGCAAACCCTTCAAAG CGGGACAGTCCGTGTTGAAGGACCAGAGTAAGGTTCGGCGCTTGAAGCAGTCCGGAGAGTCTTTTCTGCAAGACGGCTCTTGCATTAATGTGGCGCCCCACCTGCACAAGTGCCGCGAGTGCCGTTTGGAGCGCTACAGGAAATCCCGTGAGGACTCAGACGATGACGATCCAAACGTGGCCTGCCGATTCTTCCATTTCCGCAG GCTGGCTTTCACTAAGAAGGGAGTCCTTCGTGTGGAAGGTTTTCTGAGCCCGCAGCAGAGTGACAGCATGGCGATGGGGCTGTGGCTCCCCTCTCTCGCGGCAAAGGAAGGACTTGACTTGGATACGtccaaatatattttagcaaaCGTGGGTGACCAGTTTTGCCAACTGGTCATGTCAGAGAAAGAGGCCATGATGATGGTAGAGCCCCATC AAAAAGTGGCATGGAAGCGAGCTGTGAGAGGAGTGAGAGAAATGTGCGACGTGTGTGAAACAACGCTGTTCAACATCCACTGGGTGTGTCGCAAATGCGGCTTCGGCGTTTGTCTCGACTGCTACCGGCTACGCAAGAACAGGCCACCTGAAG TAGACGACAGTCCTGAAGAAGAGGTGTTCTCATGGCTAAAATGTGCTAAAGGTCAGCCACACGAACCACAGAACCTCATGCCCACTCAAATTATACCCGGCACAG CCTTGTACAGCATAGGTGACATGGTACACGCAGCCAGAGGTAAATGGGGGATCAAAGCAAACTGCCCCTGCACTAGTCGGCATAACAAACCCTTGGTGCGGCCCAGTGCTCCAAATGGCCTTTCACAG TCGGGTGCAGCTAACAGTGTGGGAAATGGAGCCACTTCCACTTCAGCCACAGCCCGTCCAAATGGTGAACCTGCAGCGGGTGCAGTAATCAAAACAGAGCCTGTTGAAGAGACGGGCAGTGCTGACACAACGTCAGGCGCCAGTGGGACAAACAGCAGCACTTCTAGCCCTGCTCCTGCCCCGTCACCAGTGAAAGATGGCAAGGGCACTTCCTCAGCCCTTCACTGGCTGGCTGACCTGGCCACGCAAAAGGAGCCCAAAG AGTCTCTGCGCTCCATGATGGGTCGTGACTCACGTGCTCCGTTTGGTCTGGATGCCTTTGGCACCCTTTCCAAACCCTCAGGGTCTAGTCCCAAGCTCTTCAACAGTCTGCTGCTGGGCGCTGGCCCTTCCCAACCCAAAGCAGAGGGCACTAGCCTCCGAGATCTGCTGAACTCTGGTCCTGGGAAGCTCCCGCAAGGTCCTGCCGAGGGAGGTGTTCCTTTCCCTTCGGTGTTCTCCACTGCTGGT GCTGATAAAATGAAGGGAGGTCTTCCTAACTTCCTGGATCATATCATTGCATCAGTGGTAGAGACGAAGAAGGCAGAGGGTCGACGCGCGTCGGGGTCAGCAGAAGGCGGCGAATCGGGTACTGTTCCTCGCAGAGAGGGCTTGATGGGTCTCAGTGTATTAGACCCCCATACATCCCACTCCTGGCTGTGTGACGGCCGTTTGCTCTGCCTGCAGGACCCCAGCAACAGCAACAACTGGAAAATCTTCAGAGAGTGCTGGAAACAAGGACAG CCTGTGCTGGTCTCAGGCATTCACAGGAAGCTGAAGGAAAACTTATGGAAGCCGGAGTCCTTCAGCGAGGAGTTTGGAGACCAGGATGTGGACCTGGTCAACTGTAGGAACTGCGCCATCATCTCTGATGTCAAAGTCCGAGACTTCTGGGATGGCTTCCAGGTCATTTCCA AGCGCTTGCAGGGTGGAGATGGCCAACCTATGGTACTAAAACTTAAAGACTGGCCTCCTGGAGAAGATTTTAGAGACATGATGCCCACTCG GTTTGATGATCTCATGGATAACCTTCCTCTGCCAGAGTACACAAAGAGAGATGGCCGTCTCAACTTGGCCTCTCGTCTTCCAAACTTCTTTGTTCGGCCAGATCTGGGTCCTAAAATGTACAATGCCTACG GTCTGATCTCCACAGAAGACAGGAAGGTTGGCACCACTAACCTGCATCTGGACGTATCCGATGCAGTCAACGTAATGGTATATGTGGGCGTCCCAGAAGGAGACGGTGACCATGAAAATA AAGCAGACCTCGCTGGATTCAAAG AGGTGATGCAGACCATTGAAGAGGGAGATGTGGATGACATGACTAAGAGAAGAGTCTATGAGGCAAAGGAGAAACCTGGAGCGCTCTGGCACATCTACGCCGCCAAAGACGCAGAGAAGATCCGCGAGCTCCTGCGAAAG GTTGGAGAGGAACAAGGTCAGGAGAACCCACCAGACCATGATCCAATCCATGACCAGAGCTGGTACCTGGATCAGACGCTGCGTCGCAGGCTGTACGAGGAGTATGGAGTCCAGGGCTGGTCCATAGTGCAGTTTTTGGGAGATGCCGTGTTCATCCCAGCTGGAGCGCCACATCAG GTGCACAACCTGTACAGCTGTATCAAGGTCGCGGAGGACTTTGTTTCTCCCGAGCATGTGAAGCACTGTTTTAGACTGACGCAGGAGTTCCGCCACCTTTCCACCACTCACACTAACCATGAAGACAAGCTTCAG GTGAAGAACATCATCTACCATGCAGTGAAGGATGCTGTGGGAACACTAAAAGCCCATGAGCCTAAGCTAGGCCGCTCTTAG
- the kdm3b gene encoding lysine-specific demethylase 3B isoform X6 has product MGDSLGLIGKRLLLLLNDGGSAAAAAGGEMEQAAWLRGTVRAVSVIGLASPGVEVFVEFDDSPWRQRSWVQVYGDEVRAVLMESAIVWANCSDPSLSATQWPALMFKPLVDRVGLGPLVPVEFFGARSLTFLPNGSSLHTFETEKDFRHSLLQEQPALQAAISSWHSDSELQEILRKGSYTIQGRRVQVYQPEFGEPWALGLVSQHDPVSHIMEITMDQVRVKGEETQVVDPRVIHVMLAVEQLEESPDRRKKEGDGGKGEGSRRRRTASEGDEDVTLKRFKGAGEGVSDSQNGNGSNKDAEAMEHSHIRSTGFVKENGSFVPNQERISSSVSAVLPASTPTPPPLKPAPSPFSNTFPSLGQMPSLVPGAPAPKSSPTLPAAEREEGGVLSGYPKTAALVSPGPVTISSPSQDNVSSVTLSAPVEANQKPSMWGSTPEASQTPKTPTVAAAGFGKQSTEAVFGDVPTQANGSSQEDKPFGFPFGAAKESQRQDSDPSQNLFFQIMSQNQSITQGQSKAFTSLSECLNKEPPSLFKPAAPSEGFKKAVVASASAGLFGSAPASGLAPVKEQPKVPDIKPAGNGILLNKPFGAAVEAHGKLPTAFPSAIGQAASSAEALKPALGLGASGGIRNVNSSSPVSGFGLLAGNKVSETHQNLFLQATKETNPFFAYGGAVSHSSFSALSTPKSSSALSASAVSPSGSSSLLSQDPPGGDAKPNLFTMAEPPKGILAPQFPSPALATTPSFTSVAQDGQQTSKPNKEGSDVTPGTQGQGASVPLDQNKFNLEERSQSTKRDSESSSNSDLSDLSEAEDNSGQNQKPGVPAAVEENKKTQAAAKSRPRSKPFKAGQSVLKDQSKVRRLKQSGESFLQDGSCINVAPHLHKCRECRLERYRKSREDSDDDDPNVACRFFHFRRLAFTKKGVLRVEGFLSPQQSDSMAMGLWLPSLAAKEGLDLDTSKYILANVGDQFCQLVMSEKEAMMMVEPHQKVAWKRAVRGVREMCDVCETTLFNIHWVCRKCGFGVCLDCYRLRKNRPPEVDDSPEEEVFSWLKCAKGQPHEPQNLMPTQIIPGTALYSIGDMVHAARGKWGIKANCPCTSRHNKPLVRPSAPNGLSQSGAANSVGNGATSTSATARPNGEPAAGAVIKTEPVEETGSADTTSGASGTNSSTSSPAPAPSPVKDGKGTSSALHWLADLATQKEPKESLRSMMGRDSRAPFGLDAFGTLSKPSGSSPKLFNSLLLGAGPSQPKAEGTSLRDLLNSGPGKLPQGPAEGGVPFPSVFSTAGQADKMKGGLPNFLDHIIASVVETKKAEGRRASGSAEGGESGTVPRREGLMGLSVLDPHTSHSWLCDGRLLCLQDPSNSNNWKIFRECWKQGQPVLVSGIHRKLKENLWKPESFSEEFGDQDVDLVNCRNCAIISDVKVRDFWDGFQVISKRLQGGDGQPMVLKLKDWPPGEDFRDMMPTRFDDLMDNLPLPEYTKRDGRLNLASRLPNFFVRPDLGPKMYNAYGLISTEDRKVGTTNLHLDVSDAVNVMVYVGVPEGDGDHENKADLAGFKEVMQTIEEGDVDDMTKRRVYEAKEKPGALWHIYAAKDAEKIRELLRKVGEEQGQENPPDHDPIHDQSWYLDQTLRRRLYEEYGVQGWSIVQFLGDAVFIPAGAPHQVHNLYSCIKVAEDFVSPEHVKHCFRLTQEFRHLSTTHTNHEDKLQVKNIIYHAVKDAVGTLKAHEPKLGRS; this is encoded by the exons ATGGGGGACTCGCTCGGTCTGATCGGGAAgcggctgctgctgctgctcaaTGACGGGGGCTCCGCGGCGGCAGCGGCGGGCGGTGAGATGGAGCAGGCGGCCTGGCTCCGCGGAACCGTTCGGGCGGTCAGTGTGATCGGGCTGGCGAGCCCGGGGGTGGAG GTGTTTGTAGAATTTGACGACAGCCCGTGGCGGCAGCGCTCATGGGTGCAGGTGTACGGGGATGAGGTGCGTGCCGTTCTCATGGAGAGTGCCATCGTATGGGCCAACTGCAGCGATCCATCGCTCTCTGCTACTCAGTGGCCTGCCTTG ATGTTCAAGCCGCTGGTTGACCGTGTGGGTTTGGGACCCCTGGTTCCTGTGGAGTTCTTCGGTGCGAGATCTTTGACGTTTCTCCCTAATGGGAGTTCACTGCACACTTTTGAG ACTGAAAAAGATTTTAGACACTCTTTGCTACAAGAGCAGCCAGCACTTCAAGCTGCCATCAGCAGCTGGCACAGTGACTCTGAGTTGCAGGAGATCCTGCGGAAAG GATCTTACACTATTCAGGGTCGGAGAGTGCAGGTGTACCAACCGGAGTTTGGTGAGCCCTGGGCCCTGGGACTCGTATCTCAGCATGATCCAGTTTCACACATTATGGAGATTACCATGGACCAGGTCCGTGTGAAA GGTGAAGAGACACAAGTTGTCGACCCTCGGGTTATTCATGTAATGCTTGCTGTGGAACAATTAGAGGAG AGCCCAGATCGACGCAAGAAGGAGGGTGATGGTGGGAAAGGCGAGGGCAGTCGGCGGCGCCGGACGGCATCTGAGGGAGATGAAGACGTTACTCTGAAACGTTTCAAAGGAGCTGGGGAGGGCGTTTCTGACAGCCAGAATGGGAATGGCTCCAACAAGGACGCTGAGGCTATG GAGCACTCCCACATAAGGAGCACAGGTTTTGTCAAGGAGAACGGCAGTTTTGTCCCAAACCAAGAAAGGATATCATCTTCAGTATCAGCGGTGCTTCCTGCGTCCACTCCAACACCACCTCCATTGAAGCCTGCCCCGTCGCCCTTTTCTAACACTTTTCCTTCTTTGGGTCAAATGCCCAGCTTGGTGCCCGGGGCCCCTGCCCCTAAATCGTCTCCCACACTCCCAGCGGCCGAGAGGGAAGAGGGAGGTGTGCTTTCAGGGTATCCTAAAACAGCTGCCCTGGTGTCTCCAGGTCCTGTGACCATTTCATCACCTTCCCAAGATAATGTTTCAAGTGTGACCCTCTCTGCACCTGTAGAAGCAAACCAAAAGCCCAGTATGTGGGGATCAACTCCAGAAGCAAGCCAG ACCCCCAAGACCCCCACTGTAGCTGCTGCAGGATTTGGTAAACAGTCAACTGAGGCAGTGTTTGGGGATGTTCCCACACAGGCCAATGGTTCTTCCCAGGAGGACAAGCCTTTTGGCTTTCCTTTTGGAGCTGCGAAGGAGTCGCAGAGGCAGGACTCTGATCCCTCACAGAACCTGTTCTTCCAAATCATGTCTCAGAACCAGAGTATCACGCAAGGCCAGTCAAAGGCCTTCACGTCCTTGTCCGAGTGCCTGAACAAGGAGCCGCCCAGCCTGTTCAAGCCTGCCGCTCCCTCCGAGGGCTTCAAAAAGGCAGTTGTGGCTTCTGCATCCGCTGGACTGTTTGGTTCAGCACCTGCTAGTGGCCTGGCACCAGTGAAAGAGCAGCCAAAAGTGCCTGATATCAAGCCTGCAGGCAATGGGATCCTTTTGAACAAGCCTTTCGGAGCAGCAGTGGAGGCGCACGGCAAACTCCCAACCGCTTTTCCCTCAGCCATAGGTCAAGCTGCGAGCTCTGCAGAGGCTCTGAAACCTGCTTTGGGATTAGGTGCCAGCGGTGGGATTAGAAATGTTAACAGCTCGAGCCCAGTCAGCGGTTTTGGGCTGCTTGCTGGCAACAAGGTTTCAGAAACTCACCAGAACCTTTTCCTCCAGGCCACGAAGGAGACAAATCCATTTTTTGCTTACGGCGGAGCTGTTTCGCACAGCTCTTTTAGTGCGTTGTCAACTCCAAAGTCGTCATCTGCGCTGTCCGCGTCTGCTGTTTCACCTTCAGGCAGCTCCAGTCTGCTTAGTCAAGATCCTCCTGGTGGTGATGCCAAACCAAATCTGTTCACCATGGCAGAACCTCCTAAGGGAATCTTGGCCCCCCAGTTCCCTTCTCCTGCTCTCGCGACCACTCCATCATTCACTTCGGTTGCCCAGGATGGACAACAGACGTCCAAACCAAACAAAGAAGGTTCAGATGTCACCCCGGGAACCCAAGGCCAAGGTGCCTCTGTGCCCTTAGACCAAAACAAGTTTAACTTGGAGGAACGCAGTCAGTCCACCAAAAGAGATTCAGAGTCTAGTAGCAACAGTGACCTGTCTGATTTGAGTGAGGCTGAGGACAACTCAGGCCAGAACCAGAAACCTGGGGTTCCCGCAGCCGTTGAGGAGAACAAGAAGACCCAGGCTGCGGCTAAGAGCCGGCCGCGGAGCAAACCCTTCAAAG CGGGACAGTCCGTGTTGAAGGACCAGAGTAAGGTTCGGCGCTTGAAGCAGTCCGGAGAGTCTTTTCTGCAAGACGGCTCTTGCATTAATGTGGCGCCCCACCTGCACAAGTGCCGCGAGTGCCGTTTGGAGCGCTACAGGAAATCCCGTGAGGACTCAGACGATGACGATCCAAACGTGGCCTGCCGATTCTTCCATTTCCGCAG GCTGGCTTTCACTAAGAAGGGAGTCCTTCGTGTGGAAGGTTTTCTGAGCCCGCAGCAGAGTGACAGCATGGCGATGGGGCTGTGGCTCCCCTCTCTCGCGGCAAAGGAAGGACTTGACTTGGATACGtccaaatatattttagcaaaCGTGGGTGACCAGTTTTGCCAACTGGTCATGTCAGAGAAAGAGGCCATGATGATGGTAGAGCCCCATC AAAAAGTGGCATGGAAGCGAGCTGTGAGAGGAGTGAGAGAAATGTGCGACGTGTGTGAAACAACGCTGTTCAACATCCACTGGGTGTGTCGCAAATGCGGCTTCGGCGTTTGTCTCGACTGCTACCGGCTACGCAAGAACAGGCCACCTGAAG TAGACGACAGTCCTGAAGAAGAGGTGTTCTCATGGCTAAAATGTGCTAAAGGTCAGCCACACGAACCACAGAACCTCATGCCCACTCAAATTATACCCGGCACAG CCTTGTACAGCATAGGTGACATGGTACACGCAGCCAGAGGTAAATGGGGGATCAAAGCAAACTGCCCCTGCACTAGTCGGCATAACAAACCCTTGGTGCGGCCCAGTGCTCCAAATGGCCTTTCACAG TCGGGTGCAGCTAACAGTGTGGGAAATGGAGCCACTTCCACTTCAGCCACAGCCCGTCCAAATGGTGAACCTGCAGCGGGTGCAGTAATCAAAACAGAGCCTGTTGAAGAGACGGGCAGTGCTGACACAACGTCAGGCGCCAGTGGGACAAACAGCAGCACTTCTAGCCCTGCTCCTGCCCCGTCACCAGTGAAAGATGGCAAGGGCACTTCCTCAGCCCTTCACTGGCTGGCTGACCTGGCCACGCAAAAGGAGCCCAAAG AGTCTCTGCGCTCCATGATGGGTCGTGACTCACGTGCTCCGTTTGGTCTGGATGCCTTTGGCACCCTTTCCAAACCCTCAGGGTCTAGTCCCAAGCTCTTCAACAGTCTGCTGCTGGGCGCTGGCCCTTCCCAACCCAAAGCAGAGGGCACTAGCCTCCGAGATCTGCTGAACTCTGGTCCTGGGAAGCTCCCGCAAGGTCCTGCCGAGGGAGGTGTTCCTTTCCCTTCGGTGTTCTCCACTGCTGGT CAGGCTGATAAAATGAAGGGAGGTCTTCCTAACTTCCTGGATCATATCATTGCATCAGTGGTAGAGACGAAGAAGGCAGAGGGTCGACGCGCGTCGGGGTCAGCAGAAGGCGGCGAATCGGGTACTGTTCCTCGCAGAGAGGGCTTGATGGGTCTCAGTGTATTAGACCCCCATACATCCCACTCCTGGCTGTGTGACGGCCGTTTGCTCTGCCTGCAGGACCCCAGCAACAGCAACAACTGGAAAATCTTCAGAGAGTGCTGGAAACAAGGACAG CCTGTGCTGGTCTCAGGCATTCACAGGAAGCTGAAGGAAAACTTATGGAAGCCGGAGTCCTTCAGCGAGGAGTTTGGAGACCAGGATGTGGACCTGGTCAACTGTAGGAACTGCGCCATCATCTCTGATGTCAAAGTCCGAGACTTCTGGGATGGCTTCCAGGTCATTTCCA AGCGCTTGCAGGGTGGAGATGGCCAACCTATGGTACTAAAACTTAAAGACTGGCCTCCTGGAGAAGATTTTAGAGACATGATGCCCACTCG GTTTGATGATCTCATGGATAACCTTCCTCTGCCAGAGTACACAAAGAGAGATGGCCGTCTCAACTTGGCCTCTCGTCTTCCAAACTTCTTTGTTCGGCCAGATCTGGGTCCTAAAATGTACAATGCCTACG GTCTGATCTCCACAGAAGACAGGAAGGTTGGCACCACTAACCTGCATCTGGACGTATCCGATGCAGTCAACGTAATGGTATATGTGGGCGTCCCAGAAGGAGACGGTGACCATGAAAATA AAGCAGACCTCGCTGGATTCAAAG AGGTGATGCAGACCATTGAAGAGGGAGATGTGGATGACATGACTAAGAGAAGAGTCTATGAGGCAAAGGAGAAACCTGGAGCGCTCTGGCACATCTACGCCGCCAAAGACGCAGAGAAGATCCGCGAGCTCCTGCGAAAG GTTGGAGAGGAACAAGGTCAGGAGAACCCACCAGACCATGATCCAATCCATGACCAGAGCTGGTACCTGGATCAGACGCTGCGTCGCAGGCTGTACGAGGAGTATGGAGTCCAGGGCTGGTCCATAGTGCAGTTTTTGGGAGATGCCGTGTTCATCCCAGCTGGAGCGCCACATCAG GTGCACAACCTGTACAGCTGTATCAAGGTCGCGGAGGACTTTGTTTCTCCCGAGCATGTGAAGCACTGTTTTAGACTGACGCAGGAGTTCCGCCACCTTTCCACCACTCACACTAACCATGAAGACAAGCTTCAG GTGAAGAACATCATCTACCATGCAGTGAAGGATGCTGTGGGAACACTAAAAGCCCATGAGCCTAAGCTAGGCCGCTCTTAG